Proteins from a single region of Plasmodium brasilianum strain Bolivian I chromosome 13, whole genome shotgun sequence:
- a CDS encoding hypothetical protein (conserved Plasmodium protein), whose product MYELKSVGNRSDDYDDCDSTRESKILDMEEGESIKKGDIYTKKVSISSSNFFVGNNKSTSNGEKKMKQISDSKTFKRKVTTKDIVNCPKEYHANFISMFLFIIGSAFFRFPILYVAGCIIFAIASAMCLYSNLISAMYVKNKKKKEFYGFLCYIAGCAIFILGSVYCCFKDDYFAVITFILGSFYFLVGAIFFLYNFNLRNIKGVKYQIVIVYMSNLFGGLIFTVASIMFFYEHLYNYACYLYVGGSILFTLGTWFDYIIHVRNTF is encoded by the coding sequence ATGTATGAACTAAAAAGTGTAGGGAATCGAAGTGATGATTATGATGATTGTGATTCAACACGAGAGTCAAAAATATTAGATATGGAAGAAGGAGAAAGCATAAAAAAGGGagatatttatacaaaaaaagtaagTATAAGCAgttcaaatttttttgtgggtaataataaaagtacttcaaatggggaaaaaaaaatgaaacaaattaGTGACAGTAAGacatttaaaagaaaagtaacAACAAAAGATATTGTTAATTGCCCTAAAGAATATCATGCTAATTTTATTAgcatgtttttatttataataggTAGTGCTTTTTTTCGGTTTCCAATATTGTATGTAGCTGGttgtataatttttgcaATAGCAAGTGCAATGTGTTTATATAGTAATTTAATAAGTGCAAtgtatgttaaaaataaaaaaaaaaaagaattttatggATTTTTATGTTACATAGCAGGATGTGCAATTTTCATACTTGGTTCTGTTTATTGCTGCTTTAAAGATGATTATTTTGCtgttattacatttattttgggaagtttttattttttagttggagcaatattttttttatataattttaaccTACGTAATATAAAAGGTGTGAAATATCAAATTGTAATTGTGTATATGTCAAATCTTTTTGGAGGACTTATATTCACAGTTGCTagtattatgtttttttatgagcatttatataattatgcttGTTACTTATATGTTGGAGGAAGTATATTATTCACACTAGGAACATGGTTTGATTATATCATTCATGTGAGGAATACTTTTTGA
- a CDS encoding pantothenate kinase 2 codes for MGNTIGVECSFGHVHVTSILINEKIRKKKNAYSLIGNTCSDVSKNNYSDNNNGGLNNICSNNYASPYEKRKEKDEFNTHGKSNNDYLKMQKDMFVYMLNIKHIIEGDVQMAVLKNNADICEHAQFSLAHLTNFFKGEEKKDLLDCFPIFNNFVKSEVGINIQTDEAIKVDIYGKSTIHMDNHGDAINTLKGEDEIARIYFFTVQVKHIEEALFKCTKDIIKNVAVNLTGGQNYYIEIKLRKLIELKSMHYHKEIKCIQSAINFLKKFYPGCLYHFLMSKENNEAVKNGGDSINDRNKLREHLLNKEEAGNICPYLIVNVKRGISYHLVNEKNIIQRIGSCFISYKTIQNLFFLITGKFCSLQRICKLAINGINRTFDMTVGDIYGTSYGNAGLSSDLTASFFGNAQHISNIKSLFNCYDADVDEDEKENEDHVEEGTNSKGDSKALINTHEDVASSTFETSTCAYFSDSSISTLTGSDNSSTHFFTSKTHNNLAFKYMKRNNNSGRPFFLNFYSHSSYTYESCITEQVKPILQKEGEKEEANTFLRNSISDTELSLNTQEKIKCIKRGVNKNITMNSYEDKRGLYPLLNKKFNGLKINPLTNMRKFEQNSEQIRKKNFNKVINCCSGKNTFEKIKCVNENKSEQSSANNEYGEINNFFLENKNEGAENRLFINNNIGNKTHCRKKKRTVKFNKKECDLMKSLLSMVIFNSAQQSYIHSYLYNVKHIVFSGILLDNEACLQLMKIYITFMYHNEQKLYFTKVSPYVSSLGAALQMLSCFI; via the coding sequence ATGGGTAACACCATAGGCGTGGAATGTTCATTCGGTCATGTTCATGTGACgagtattttaataaatgaaaaaattagaaaaaaaaaaaatgcatatagtTTGATTGGAAACACGTGTAGCGACGTTTCTAAGAATAATTAcagtgataataataatggggGATTGAACAATATATGTAGTAATAATTATGCTTCACCATATGAgaagagaaaagaaaaagatgaatTCAATACACATGGTAAATCAAACaatgattatttaaaaatgcaaaaagatatgtttgtatatatgctaaatataaaacatattattgAAGGTGATGTCCAAATGgctgtattaaaaaataatgcggATATATGCGAACATGCACAATTTTCGCTAGCTCATTTAACCAACTTTTTTAAAGgggaagaaaagaaagacTTGCTTGATtgttttcctatttttaataattttgtgAAAAGCGAAGTGGGTATCAATATACAAACAGATGAAGCGATAAAAGTAGACATATATGGAAAGAGCACTATACATATGGACAATCACGGTGATGCTATTAATACTCTGAAAGGTGAGGATGAAATAGCCcgaatttatttctttactGTACAGGTAAAACATATTGAGGAAGCTCTGTTTAAATGTACCAAagacataataaaaaacgtAGCAGTAAATTTAACGGGGggacaaaattattatatagagATCAAATTAAGAAAACTAATAGAACTTAAAAGTATGCACTAtcataaagaaataaaatgcatACAGAGTGCCATaaactttttaaagaaattttatcCTGGTTGTCTGTATCATTTCTTAATGTCAAAAGAGAACAATGAAGCAGTCAAGAATGGAGGAGATTCCATAAATGATAGAAATAAACTAAGGGAGCATCTTTTGAACAAAGAAGAAGCTGGTAATATATGCCCCTATCTAATAGTAAATGTAAAACGAGGTATTAGCTATCACCTAGttaatgaaaagaatattatacaACGAATTGGTAGTTGCTTTATTAGTTATAAGACtattcaaaatttattttttttaataactgGAAAATTTTGTTCCTTACAAAGAATTTGTAAACTGGCTATTAATGGGATAAATCGAACTTTTGATATGACTGTTGGTGATATTTATGGTACATCTTATGGCAATGCGGGTTTAAGTAGCGATCTAACTGCGTCCTTTTTTGGTAATGCTCAACATATATCCAACATTAAAAGCTTATTTAACTGTTATGATGCGGATGTGGATGAggatgaaaaagaaaatgaagacCATGTTGAAGAAGGGACAAATTCAAAAGGGGATAGTAAGGCACTGATAAATACCCATGAAGACGTGGCTAGCTCTACTTTTGAAACAAGTACATGTGCTTATTTTAGTGATAGTAGCATAAGTACACTTACTGGAAGTGATAATAGCAGTACccatttttttacttcaaaAACTCACAATAATTTGGcgtttaaatatatgaaacgGAACAATAACAGCGGTagacctttttttttaaatttttatagcCATTCTAGTTATACATATGAGAGCTGCATAACTGAGCAGGTAAAACCAATATTGCAAAAGGAGGgtgaaaaagaagaagcaaATACATTTCTGAGGAATTCCATAAGTGATACAGAATTAAGCTTAAATACgcaggaaaaaataaaatgtattaaaaggggggtaaataaaaatattactatgaATAGCTACGAAGACAAACGAGGTCTTTACCccttattaaataaaaaatttaatggaTTAAAAATTAACCCCTTAACGAACATGCGAAAGTTCGAACAAAATTCTGAGCaaatcagaaaaaaaaattttaacaaagtaataaattgttgttcaggaaaaaatacatttgaAAAGATAAAGTGCGTGAATGAAAATAAGAGTGAACAGTCTAGTGCCAATAACGAGTACGGTgagataaataatttttttttggaaaataaaaatgaaggcGCTGAGAACAGACTTTTCattaataacaatattgGCAATAAAACTCATTGCAGGAAAAAAAAGCGTACAgtgaaatttaataaaaaggaatgcGATTTGATGAAATCGTTACTGTCTATGGTCATATTTAACTCAGCACAGCagtcatatatacatagttaCTTATATAATGTGAAGCACATTGTTTTTTCAGGTATACTTTTGGACAATGAAGCTTGTTTACAACtgatgaaaatttatataacgTTCATGTATCATAATGAGcagaaattatattttaccaAAGTTTCTCCTTATGTTAGTAGTTTAGGGGCTGCCTTGCAAATGTTAAGCTGTTTTATCTGA